TGATTCACGGTGCCTTCCTGCATAACCTCATCCGCAATGAGTGCGTGGCGGTTGTTTAGGAACAAGACGCGGAACTGTTCGATCTTCTCTTTGCCCATGCTGAGGCGGCAATAATCCATCAGCGCGGTCCAGCTTTGGATGATGGGTTTATCCTCGATACTGGACTTAAGTAGTCGCGCAGATGCCACACGTATGGTTTTAAGCGAGCTAATGACCGCGTCGCCCACCTCATCAACCTTGCGTAGCTCGGCTTCTGAGGCGTAGATTAACTTATCAAAGGTGCCGAAAATCTTTAACAGGCGCTTGGCGAGGGGTTTAACGTCACCTCGCGGCTTGGCAGCGAACAAAATTAGTTCTAATAATTCATAGTCTGGGAGATCATCGCCCGATGCTAATAGAAACCGTTCACGCAGCCTCTGGCGATGGCCAAGATAATGTTGCTCTTCTGTCATACGAGGAGTTTGTTCCGCAATCTGTTTTGAGGCACGATAAAAAGAAACGCATGGGAATGCAACTACAGGTAATTGTCGAGCAGCATTTATTATGGCTCGAGTCAGACGGCGTGGAAGGCAAGCGTGCCAATTTCCGTGGCGTTGACTTGTCGGGTGAAGAATTCCCTGCAGTTCAATTGTCGCAAGCGTCATTCCGCAACGCGATACTGGATGGTGCATGCTTCAACGGCACCTTGCTTGAGGACGCGGATTTCTCTGAAGCGCGATGCCATGACACGGTATTTGAAAGCTGCATTATGTTGCGTGCGTTGTTTTCGCGCGCCGACTTGGTTGGCACGCGTTTTCTGGCCTGCCATTTGGAGAAGGTAAATTTTCTTCAAGCAAAAGCACCAACCATTCGTTTCCATGACTGCCATATGATGGCGGCGAATTTCCGTGAAGCTGTGCTGAATGGTGCTGAAATAGCACGTTCACAGATGCAGGAAGTGGCCTTGCGAGCGGTGGCAATGCACCAAGCGCGCGTAAAAGAAACGTCGCTTGAGAATGCGGATTGCCGTGAAGCAGACTTTAACGGCAGCACATTTCACAGCGTTGTGTGGCAGGGTGCTAGCTGTAAGAACGCCAAGTTTGATGGCGTGCTGCTCGAAAACAGCGATTTGACTGCTGCCGAGGATTTGGCACCAAGCGCGCTTGGGCACACTGAGAAGACCGTTAAGTCGCAACTGGACGAACAAAAGAAAGAGCTGCAACGCGAGGCAGTGCGCCTTGATGCGCTTCGCACTGAATTGCGCGCAGAGCGCAAAAATCTGGATGCAGTATGGCAAAGCCTGAATACTGAAAAAGCGCAATGGGGCAATACGGGTACGGATATTACCAAATATGCGGCACGCCTGCGTGCGATTTCGGCGGGTTGGTTCATGGTAACTGCAGGCCTTGCGACATTGGTTGCTTATCAGGTGAGCCGCTTGGGTTGGGGTAGCCTTAACATGGTCGAGATAGGCTTGGTGCTTGGCCTTTCGGCGGTGGTGCTTGGTTTGCATATTAAAGCGGCCATTACTTCTTATCAGGCTTCCGAGCGTTTGCGTGCTTTGTTAGACTCTGACGAAGCGTCTGAGGCTGAATAGTTGCAAATCGGCTTTATTCCCTTATATTTCCCAGCAATATTAAAAAACAACTAAGGAACAATTATGCATTTTGACTCTGTATGTGTGTTTTGCGGTGCGCAGCGTGCGGTCGCGACGGAACATTTGGAATTAGCGAATCGCTTTGGCGCGAATCTCGCAAAGAATAATCGTAAGCTTGTTTATGGTGGCGGCGATTGCGGCCTCATGGGTGAAGTTGCTAACGGCGCATTAAATGGCAAGGGTTATGTGATTGGCGTTTTCCCACGTCACCTGAATCGCATTGAAGTGGAGCATAAAGGCTTAAGCCGCATGTTCCTCGTGGATTCTATGCACGAGCGCAAATTCATTATGTATCAAAACTCGGACGTGTTCGTGATTCTGCCAGGCGGTTTCGGCACGCTCGATGAAATGTTTGAAGTGATCACATGGCGCCAAATTGAACTGCACACCAAGCCAGTCATTATCTTTAACCATAATGGCTATTGGACCAAGTTGATTGAGTTGATGGAGCACATCATCAACGAGAAGTTTGCTAAGCCTAATACACGTGACTTCTTCCAAGTGGTGAATACAGAAGCAGAGCTCTACGATCTGCTGGGTATGAAGGTATAATCCATACGGGGTCATCATTATGACAGCAGCATTCTCAGTCCTCCGCCAGCCAATAACAGGGCATGTATTGCGTGAGGAAGGTGAAGCGCTGATAGCTCCAGATGGAACTTCTTATCCCATTAAAAATGGTATTCCGCGCTTCGTAGATGCCGAAAACTACGCAGATGATTTTGGTTGGCAGTGGAATAAATTTCGTCAAACGCAGCTTGATTCTTATACGGGCCTCAGCATTAGCCGTGATCGCTTAACACGCCATTTATGCGGGCACTTGGATAAGCTTCAGGGCAAGCGTGTGCTTGAGGCAGGCTCAGGGGCAGGGCGCTTTTCAGAGATATTGATTGAGGCGGGCGCGCAGCTTTGCTCTTTCGATTTAAGTAATGCTGTTGAGGCGAATGCTAAAAACAATCCGCCGTCTGATCGCTTTGTATTAGCGCAGGGCGACATCATGAAAATCCCCTTCGAACGTGCGAGTTTCGATTACGTGATTTGTATTGGCGTGGTTCAACATACGCCTGATCCTGAAGCGACCATCAAGAGCCTGTATGAAATGGTGAAGCCTGGCGGCTATTTAGTGATTGATCATTACATCGCGAATTGGCGATGGATAGTGCCACCACCAATTGGCTATGCAGTGAGAGTTTATCGTAAATATGTTCTCGCATTGCCGAGAGCTAAGCGTTTTGATGCGGTCAAAAAGATCGTTGATTTCTGGTTTCCGATTCACTGGAAATTTAAAGATTCGCGCATCATGCGCAGTATTTTGCCGCGCTTTTCACCCACTGCCTTTTATTACCATATGCTCAATTTGCGTAATCAGCAGGAGTATTATGACTGGGCATTACTTGATACCCATGATGCTCTAACGGATTATTATAAGCATCTGCGCACGGGCCCGCAGATCGAGCAGACTCTGCGAGGCATGGGGGCCGAAGAAGTGGCGATAACCCTTGCTGGCAATGGCGTTGAGGCTTTTTGCCGCAAGCCGATTAGCGGCTAGATTGATAGAGAATCGTCACTGAATCTTCATGGTAAATTAAGCATTTATCCCTTAAAACTAGGGGATGGATGATGCGCAATTGCACAGCGAAATAGATGCGTTGCGTGGGCGATTAAATATTAAAACGCCTACGGGTAAGCCGCCCAGCGCAGAACATTGGCGCGGCGTGTTAAAAGATATTTCTCCCACTCAATTCTATCAGCGTTTTGCGCGCATCGCGGGAGATAATGGCCGTGTCGTGATAGATTTGGATTTGAATAACAGTTTTGGAATAACCATCAAAGTCTATCCTCCTAATGTCGGTGAAAATCTGGATGCTGTTTCTCCGCAGCTCAAATTTAACTTTGTGCGTAGTAAGACAAATTCCGTAGAATTTCGCAGGGCTGATGTAGCCCTGGATATGCAAGATAAAGGCATAGGCGTGCCGTATGCGCGTGAATCTATTGCCTTCCTAAAAGAGTTGGGCATTGAGCGAATCAAAATCAATACCCAAGAAGTGGGTGGCTATGCCTGGGCGCGGTATGGGTTTTCACCTTACAGTGAACGTGAATGGGAATCGCTAAAGCGATCGGTTGGAAAACGTTATCATCCTGAAGAGAATCGCATTTCGTTTTATAAGGAATATATTGAAGATGAAGCGCCGCTTAGCTTTAAAATTACTGAAGGCGATAAGCAGGCGATTGACGCGTGGTTGGCTTTGCCGTTTGAGCAGCTTGAAGAAAATTTTGATAAAGTTTGTTCCCTCAATCGAGTAGTTGGGACGTATAGAGGCCACGTAATGACAGTCGGAAAAATCCTGCTTCATGGCCATAAATGGGACGGCGTGCTTTCACTAAACGACGATAGTCCTGGGTATAAAAAGTTTCAGGATTATTGCGCGGGGCGCGAGCAGAGCCGAGGAATGGGGGCGGGATGATGAATGGTTTTGAGCAATCCCTAGATAACTGGGCAAACGAAAAAGATCAGAAACTTGATAACGCCGCAGTCACGAGGCTTGTGGAGCGTGTATTGTTCTTTCGTCATGCTGGCATGCAGGATGATGTTATACAAGCCGCGCTGGGCTTGACTGGCACGGAGATGACTTTGGTGAGAAATCGCCTTGCGAACCGTTAGATTTATCCACAGTTTCTGGCCATTTGAAAAAAAACTGAAAAAAGTTGTTTTTTCTTGTTGACGGGGGGCTTTGTATTGCATATACCGCCCATCCCATTTCGATGGAACGTAGGTTTCACCGCAGCGAGTCGCGCGGCTCTGAAATCTTCTGCTGAATGAATCGTGAATAGCTTTTAAGCGCAGGTGGTGGATGTGAGTATTTTTACACACAACCGTTACCTGCATATACGCAAATGAATTAATTTATTAATTCGAACGCAAGTATGTATCGGCTAGACAGTAAGTCCTTAACGGCAAGTTTAGTTTGGTACGGTTTGTGTGAGTCTATTCAATTTCTAGATTCTACTTCGGTAGAATCTTGACGAATCAAAACATGAGAGTTTGATTCTGGCTCAGAACGAACGCTGGCGGCAGGCTTAACACATGCAAGTCGAACGCACCGCAAGGTGAGTGGCGCACGGGTGAGTAACGCGTGGGAATGTACCGTTTAGTACGGAATAGCTCCGGGAAACTGGAATTAATACCGTATACGCCCTTCGGGGGAAAGATTTATCGCTAAACGATCAGCCCGCGTGAGATTAGGTAGTTGGTGGGGTAATGGCCTACCAAGCCTACGATCTCTAGCTGGTCTGAGAGGATGATCAGCCACACTGGAACTGAGACACGGTCCAGACTCCTACGGGAGGCAGCAGTGGGGAATATTGGACAATGGGGGCAACCCTGATCCAGCCATGCCGCGTGAATGATGAAGGCCTTAGGGTTGTAAAGTTCTTTTACCGATGAAGATAATGACGGTAGTCGGAGAAAAAGCCCCGGCTAACTTCGTGCCAGCAGCCGCGGTAATACGAAGGGGGC
This sequence is a window from Alphaproteobacteria bacterium. Protein-coding genes within it:
- a CDS encoding TIGR00730 family Rossman fold protein — protein: MHFDSVCVFCGAQRAVATEHLELANRFGANLAKNNRKLVYGGGDCGLMGEVANGALNGKGYVIGVFPRHLNRIEVEHKGLSRMFLVDSMHERKFIMYQNSDVFVILPGGFGTLDEMFEVITWRQIELHTKPVIIFNHNGYWTKLIELMEHIINEKFAKPNTRDFFQVVNTEAELYDLLGMKV
- a CDS encoding methyltransferase domain-containing protein, with the translated sequence MTAAFSVLRQPITGHVLREEGEALIAPDGTSYPIKNGIPRFVDAENYADDFGWQWNKFRQTQLDSYTGLSISRDRLTRHLCGHLDKLQGKRVLEAGSGAGRFSEILIEAGAQLCSFDLSNAVEANAKNNPPSDRFVLAQGDIMKIPFERASFDYVICIGVVQHTPDPEATIKSLYEMVKPGGYLVIDHYIANWRWIVPPPIGYAVRVYRKYVLALPRAKRFDAVKKIVDFWFPIHWKFKDSRIMRSILPRFSPTAFYYHMLNLRNQQEYYDWALLDTHDALTDYYKHLRTGPQIEQTLRGMGAEEVAITLAGNGVEAFCRKPISG
- a CDS encoding pentapeptide repeat-containing protein; this encodes MGMQLQVIVEQHLLWLESDGVEGKRANFRGVDLSGEEFPAVQLSQASFRNAILDGACFNGTLLEDADFSEARCHDTVFESCIMLRALFSRADLVGTRFLACHLEKVNFLQAKAPTIRFHDCHMMAANFREAVLNGAEIARSQMQEVALRAVAMHQARVKETSLENADCREADFNGSTFHSVVWQGASCKNAKFDGVLLENSDLTAAEDLAPSALGHTEKTVKSQLDEQKKELQREAVRLDALRTELRAERKNLDAVWQSLNTEKAQWGNTGTDITKYAARLRAISAGWFMVTAGLATLVAYQVSRLGWGSLNMVEIGLVLGLSAVVLGLHIKAAITSYQASERLRALLDSDEASEAE
- the radC gene encoding DNA repair protein RadC encodes the protein MTEEQHYLGHRQRLRERFLLASGDDLPDYELLELILFAAKPRGDVKPLAKRLLKIFGTFDKLIYASEAELRKVDEVGDAVISSLKTIRVASARLLKSSIEDKPIIQSWTALMDYCRLSMGKEKIEQFRVLFLNNRHALIADEVMQEGTVNHTPVYPREIIKRALELHASAIILLHNHPSGDPSPSKADIDMTKKIVEAAKTVGIEVHDHVIITENGHYSFKSFGLI